In the Magnetospira sp. QH-2 genome, one interval contains:
- the arsJ gene encoding organoarsenical effux MFS transporter ArsJ, with protein sequence MADIKNYAAVTAAYWAFTLTDGALRMLVLLHFHKLGYTPLDLAFLFLLYEAMGIVTNFFGGWIGARFGLRVTLFAGLAIQIIALLLLSAVSPDWALAFSVAWVMGAQALSGVAKDLTKMSSKSAVKLVVKEQENTQGLLFKWVALLTGSKNALKGLGFLLGGVLLTWLGFQLSLYAMAGMLAVVLLLAVTSIRGALGKAKQIKKKDLFSKTREINFLSAARIFLFASRDVWFVVGVPVFLTSTLGWSFDQVGGFMAAWVIGYGIVQAMVPRLLKNTTGAEEGARAAKIWGGLLAVLPAVIALGLSPDLLARVGVVIPDAWGAYVLIGGLLIFGLVFAVNSAVHSYLIVAYSDHDKVALNVGFYYMANAVGRLGGTLLSGLVFQYWGLTACLWTSAGLVGLAVGLTLPLRHRA encoded by the coding sequence TACACGCCATTGGACCTGGCATTCTTGTTTTTGCTCTATGAAGCCATGGGCATTGTCACCAACTTCTTCGGCGGCTGGATCGGCGCCCGGTTTGGTCTGCGGGTCACCCTTTTCGCCGGACTGGCCATTCAAATCATTGCCCTGTTGCTGCTGTCTGCGGTCTCGCCGGATTGGGCCTTAGCCTTTTCGGTGGCCTGGGTGATGGGCGCCCAAGCGCTATCGGGCGTCGCCAAGGACCTGACCAAGATGAGCTCCAAGAGCGCGGTCAAACTGGTGGTCAAGGAACAGGAAAACACGCAAGGCCTGTTGTTCAAATGGGTGGCGCTGCTGACGGGATCAAAAAACGCCTTGAAGGGTCTGGGATTCCTGTTGGGCGGCGTGCTGCTGACTTGGCTTGGATTTCAATTATCGCTTTATGCCATGGCCGGGATGCTGGCGGTGGTGCTGTTGTTGGCTGTCACTTCCATCCGGGGGGCGTTGGGCAAGGCCAAACAGATTAAGAAAAAGGACCTTTTCTCCAAGACCCGGGAGATCAATTTTCTCTCCGCCGCGCGGATCTTTTTGTTTGCCTCGCGGGATGTATGGTTCGTGGTTGGGGTGCCGGTGTTCCTTACCAGTACCCTGGGCTGGTCCTTTGACCAGGTGGGCGGATTCATGGCCGCCTGGGTGATCGGTTATGGCATCGTTCAAGCCATGGTGCCGCGCCTCTTGAAGAACACCACCGGCGCGGAGGAAGGCGCGCGCGCGGCGAAGATCTGGGGCGGGCTGCTGGCGGTGCTGCCCGCGGTCATCGCCTTGGGCCTGAGCCCGGACCTGCTGGCCCGGGTGGGTGTGGTGATTCCCGACGCCTGGGGCGCCTATGTTCTGATCGGCGGGCTGCTGATCTTCGGATTGGTATTCGCGGTCAATTCAGCGGTCCATTCCTATCTGATCGTCGCCTATTCGGACCATGACAAGGTCGCACTCAATGTCGGCTTTTACTATATGGCCAACGCCGTGGGGCGGCTCGGCGGTACTTTGCTTTCGGGTTTGGTCTTCCAGTACTGGGGCCTGACCGCTTGCCTTTGGACCTCGGCTGGGCTGGTGGGGCTGGCGGTAGGGCTGACCCTCCCCTTGCGTCACCGGGCATAG